The genomic region ACATTGCCGGTCTGCTGGGCAACGGTCGAATTGGTGATGCGGATGATGTCATTGCCGTTGTTGAGATCGAAGCGGCCCTGGACGGTTGAATTGGTGATGATGAATTCGTCAAGATATTCGCCGCCACCAACAACACCGTTGAAATTGGGGCTGACCACGCCGCCCGAAAGCACGCCGTTGACGTTCAGGGTGTGCCCGATGACCTGAAAGACGTTGTTGCCGCCTTGCGGGTCTTCATTGCCGGGGGAGACGCTGATGCCGAGCGCCAGATCCTCAAGCGTGTTCACGTCGCCGCGAATGTCGATGAAGTCGTTGCCCTGGTCCAGATTGATGTCGCCGCCGGTATAGGACCCGGCGTTGAGGATCAGCGTGTCGTTGCCGGTACCGCCATCGGGTGGAGCGCCATCCGTGGTACACTCGATGATGTCGTCGCCTGCCGTGGTCGAACCGGTACAAGCTGCCTGGGCCGGATTGGCTGCAAAAACCGCAAGTCCGAGCGTCATCGCAGTCGTTGAGACAGAACAAAGCATCAGGCCGCGCGAAAAGCGCTGACCCATACGGAGTATGGTCATGAAATTGCCCCCTGTAACCTGCCGGATGGTTCGGCAGTCGATCAAAAATTTCTGCTGACCAGAACCTGAAGAGAAAGAGGATCCGCCGCATCAGCAATCCCACGCTTTGGCCCAAATGGTTAACAAAAGGTTAATGGAATTGCTTGGGCACTACGGGGAAGTATCAGATATATTACAGCGAGAATCAGTTTTATATTTTATTGTAGGATATTTTACTTTTATCGCGCGCCGTTTGCGCGATTCGCTTGTGTGAAGCTTGTGGCGGTAAAGCTTTCGGTTGATGCTGCAAATCGGCGTGCCGCCATCTGCCGGAAGCGCGTTTGGCCGTGACATCTTTACCGCTGGCAGGAACCCGAAACCAGCGGCTTCAACCCGGGCACCTGCCAGGCGCCGGCACAATACTCAAATCGCCATGGTTAACGCTTTCTATACAACCGCTCACTTAGGATTGATGGGCGAATCGGGATATCGACTTGAAAGTGGTATCGATTTCCGCCCATGAAGGGCGGTAAAGCCTTTCAATGGTCACATTTGCGCCTATATAACCGGCCATCCGCAAAACACGGGATCGACTATGAAGAGACGCGAATTTCTTGGCGGTGCGACCGCATTGCTGGGGGCCTCGGCCCTTTCGGGGACGATGGCCGGCACCGAGGCGCGTGCGGAAAGCGTCATCGATCGCATCCTGAAGAATCCCGGCCATGGCAGCTGGAATGACCAGTTCGATGCTCAGGCATCGGGTGTTGCGCTCAATTCCTCGAAATCGCCGATCTTCTCAGAGCAGACGCCCTTTCATATCGAGCGGGCGATTGGCGAGTATCGCGGCATTGTCGGCAATGGCGGCTGGCCCGTGGTGCCGGCAAACCAGAAACTGAAACTGGGCGCCACCTCGCGCAATGTGCCGCTGCTGCGCCAGCGGCTGGCCATCTCCGGCGATCTTGACCGGGCTGCCGGCAGTTCGGAAGTCTACGACACATGGGTGACGGCGGCGGTAAAACGCTTTCAGGCCCGCCATGGCCTGCCGGCCGACGGGGTTCTTGGACGCTTCACCTATGCGGCGATGAACATTCCCGCCTCGACCCGCCTTGGCCAGCTTGAAACCAACCTGGTGCGCCTGCGCGCCATGTCGGGTTTTCTCGGCCAGCGTTATGTCATGGTCAACATTCCCGCTGCCCATATCGAGGCGGTGGAAAACGGTGAGGTGGTCTCCCGCCACACGGCGATTGTCGGCAAGGTCGACCGCCAGTCGCCGATCCTGAATTCCAAGATTCACGAGATAAACCTCAATCCGTACTGGACGGCACCGGTTTCCATCGTGAAGAAGGACATTATTCCGCTGATGCAGAAGGACCCGACCTATCTGACGCGCAATGCGATTCGCATTTTTGCGCCGGACGGCACGGAAATTCCGCCGCAAAGCATCGACTGGAATTCAGAGCAGGCCGTGGACTACATGTTCCGCCAGGACCCCGGCCGCATCAACGCCATGGGCTCGGTGAAGATCAACTTCCCCAATCCCCACGCCGTCTACATGCACGATACTCCCCAGCAGAGCCTGTTTGGCAAGCTGCTTCGTTTTGAATCCTCCGGCTGTGTGCGCGTCCAGAACGTGCGCGACCTGGTGGCCTGGCTCGTCAAGGACACGCCGGGCTGGTCGCGCCGCGAGATTGAGCGCGTCATCGAAAGCGGTGAGCGCATCGACGTGGCGCTTGCCGAGCCCGTGCCGGTCTATTTCACCTATGTGACCGCCTGGGCGACGGAAACCGGCGTGGTCCAGTTCCGCGATGATATCTACCGCCGCGACGGGGTGGAGGAGCTGGCGCTCGGCACGGGCACCACGCTTTAAGCGGCCTAGTGCCCTGAATTCGGAATTTGGCCGCGGTTCTGCTTCCAGGATCTGCCTGGATGGTGGCGGACTGCATCCGGTTGACGGTGTGTTTGCCTGTTATGCTTTCGCCGTTACCGGCTTCCCGGCTACATTCGCCGGCGGATGGCTGGGGATAAACGTTGATAATTGCAAGGAGAGGAAACCTCATGAACCAGACCAGACGCCAGTTTGTTGCCACCGCCTCGGCGATAGCCGGAACTGTGACCTTGCTGCCTTATGGCGTGCGCGCCGCAGGCCATGGTGGCGATGTATTTGAAGCCTCCGGCGGCAACATCACTGTCCATCCCGTCAGCCACGCCTCCTTTGTCATGGAAACGCCCGCCGGTACCATCTATGCCGATCCGGTCGGCGACGCGGCAGCCTATAGCAGCTTTCCGGCGCCTGACCTCATCCTCATCACCCACGAGCACGGCGACCACTACAAGGCGGATACGCTTTCGGCGATCATTGCCGAAAACACGTCAATCATCACGAATCCGGCGGTTTTCGCCATGCTGCCCGATACGCTCAAGGCCAGGGCATCACAGATCGCCAATGGCGGGTCGAGTGAATTCAACGGCGTGTCGATCGAGGCCATCCCCGCCTATAACACAACCAAGGAGCGGTTGAATTTCCACCCGAAAGGCCGCGACAACGGCTATGTGCTCGGCTTTGAAGGCCTGCGCGTCTATATATCCGGCGACACCGAGGACATTCCCGAAATGCGGGCGCTGACGGGCATCGATCTTGCATTTGTCTGCATGAACCTGCCATTCACCATGGATGTCGAACAGGCCGCTTCCGCGGTTGCCGAGTTCAAGCCGAAATACGTCTATCCTTATCACTATCGCGGCCGCGATGGCGGCACCCAGGATCCAGAAGCCTTTGCAAAGCTCGTTGGCGATGGTGTGGAGGTTAAGCTGGCTGGCTGGTACGCCTAGCTGTGTTGTTGACAAACAGGTTGCGGGCAGATCGGAAAAGCTGAATGTGCAACCAAGGCCGGCGGATTAGAGCGCTGTGCCATTGGTGATGAAACGTGTAGTGCCTCAAGAAATGCACACCGGCATTCCATGACGATTGGAAATTCTCTCAATAAATTATCGCCGGAAAGGCTGGCTGGGGATCCTGGATTCGAACCAGGACTGACGGAGTCAGAGTCCGCTGTTCTACCGTTAAACTAATCCCCAGTAGGATGGTTTCGCTGCCTTCAACACACCGGCGGTGCATCGAGAGATGACCGGCGGGACGTGCCCGGTACCGTGCCATGCGAAAAGCCTGGGCAGCTATTACTGCCCAAAAACGGCATTTGCAAGCCCATTTGCAAGCCCGTCCTGCCGCTTTAAGGAACGCCGGGCTAAAGCGCTCGATGACAGCGGCAGGCCGGCAAACCCGTGGGAGGGGTCTAGGCGTATCGACATTCAGGATTTGGAGCGCGGTATGGGGGAAAATCGTTCAATTCCAGAAGCCGGACCGATGACAGGTCGCTATCCTTTCGAGGTTCCGCGACGCCGAAGTGGGCGATTTTCCCCCTAATTCTTGCAGAACGCGGCGGATTTTGCCCCTGGCATCGTTGAAAACCCCTTGTGGCGGGGCCATACCACGGCGGACCACGGCGGTTTTTTCGCCTTGCCAGAGACGAAATCCGTCTCGCGCCGCGTCCGAAACCTGAATGTCGATACAGCCTAAGGCAGACGCCAGCGGACCATTACAAGCTTGATGGGGTATTTGCGAATTGCATTTTGAGTGGTAGCCTTTTGCCAACTGTAAACATCCGATCGGGCCGACGTGCCGGATCTGAAAGGCATCAAATTGAGCAGATTCCCTGGCCATTCGCGCCGAAAGGGGAAGAAGCGAAGCCGTAAAAACGTTGAAAAGAAAGAAGTTTTCGATGACACGCTCAGCGCTTTTCAACGCAATCCTGAACTGCAGCAAACGCCAGCGCCAAGAAGCGGCGGATCACCGCGGGATGATGACCGCGCAGTGCATGCCGGCGGTGATGCCGGCCATCCTGCCGCCGGCAAGGCCGCCAATCAGCACCCGCTGAACAGCAGAACAGGCAAACGGAACGCATCTTCCATTAGTCCGGTTTCCGGCCGCCAAAAGCAGCCGGCGGGCGAGCATGCCCATGGCGGCCCCCCCTCCGGCGGCCGGGACAAGCCGGTGCCGGCAAACGCCTTTGGTGCGTCGCGGCCAAACGGCAAGCAAAAACGCAGGCGCAGACACAATGGCGAAGCCGAAATCCGCGGCCTGCGCGGCCCGGTGGAACCGGCGCCGGATGTTGTCTACCACCCGGGCCGGGGCAACGCCGCCGGCGGTTCTGCGCAGCGCGGTGAAACCGCCGTGCCCGACCACGGCGCAGAAAACAGACCG from Salaquimonas pukyongi harbors:
- a CDS encoding L,D-transpeptidase family protein, yielding MKRREFLGGATALLGASALSGTMAGTEARAESVIDRILKNPGHGSWNDQFDAQASGVALNSSKSPIFSEQTPFHIERAIGEYRGIVGNGGWPVVPANQKLKLGATSRNVPLLRQRLAISGDLDRAAGSSEVYDTWVTAAVKRFQARHGLPADGVLGRFTYAAMNIPASTRLGQLETNLVRLRAMSGFLGQRYVMVNIPAAHIEAVENGEVVSRHTAIVGKVDRQSPILNSKIHEINLNPYWTAPVSIVKKDIIPLMQKDPTYLTRNAIRIFAPDGTEIPPQSIDWNSEQAVDYMFRQDPGRINAMGSVKINFPNPHAVYMHDTPQQSLFGKLLRFESSGCVRVQNVRDLVAWLVKDTPGWSRREIERVIESGERIDVALAEPVPVYFTYVTAWATETGVVQFRDDIYRRDGVEELALGTGTTL
- a CDS encoding MBL fold metallo-hydrolase, with product MNQTRRQFVATASAIAGTVTLLPYGVRAAGHGGDVFEASGGNITVHPVSHASFVMETPAGTIYADPVGDAAAYSSFPAPDLILITHEHGDHYKADTLSAIIAENTSIITNPAVFAMLPDTLKARASQIANGGSSEFNGVSIEAIPAYNTTKERLNFHPKGRDNGYVLGFEGLRVYISGDTEDIPEMRALTGIDLAFVCMNLPFTMDVEQAASAVAEFKPKYVYPYHYRGRDGGTQDPEAFAKLVGDGVEVKLAGWYA